From Brassica oleracea var. oleracea cultivar TO1000 chromosome C3, BOL, whole genome shotgun sequence, a single genomic window includes:
- the LOC106331630 gene encoding probable signal peptidase complex subunit 2, producing the protein MEEKKEETKNKNVKKANLLDHNSIKHILDESVSDIVTSHGYKEDVRLSNLKLFLGAIIIVVALVAQFYNKKFPENRDFLIGCIALYVVLNGVLQLILFTKEKNAILFTYPPEGSFTSTGLVVSSKLPRFSDEYTLTIDSADPKSISAGKSVQFTKSVTQWFTKDGVLVEGLFWKDVEALIKDYAKEEPKKKK; encoded by the exons ATGGAAGAGAAGAAGGAAGAAACGAAGAACAAGAATGTGAAGAAGGCCAATCTGTTGGATCACAACTCGATCAAGCACATCCTCGACGAGTCCGTCTCCGAT ATCGTTACGAGCCATGGTTACAAGGAGGACGTGAGGCTGAGCAACCTGAAGCTGTTCTTAGGAGCGATTATCATCGTGGTTGCTCTCGTTGCACAGTTCTACAACAAGAAGTTTCCAGAGAACAGAGACTTTTTGATTGGATGCATCGCATT GTATGTAGTGCTGAATGGGGTGTTGCAGCTGATTCTGTTCACTAAGGAGAAGAATGCGATCTTGTTCACTTATCCTCCTGAG GGATCATTCACCAGCACTGGTTTGGTTGTATCTTCAAAGCTGCCCAGATTCTCTGATGAGTACACTCTCACCATAGACAGTGCTGATCCAAAATCAATCTCAGCTGGGAAGTCAGTTCAGTTCACCAAAAGTGTCACCCAATG GTTCACCAAAGATGGAGTTCTTGTTGAGGGTTTATTCTGGAAAGACGTGGAAGCATTAATCAAGGACTATGCAAAAGAAGAACCAAAGAAGAAGAAATGA
- the LOC106332749 gene encoding uncharacterized acetyltransferase At3g50280-like: MPSLENSVTLISRSRVFPDQKSTLADLKLSVSDLPMLSCHYIQKGCLFTRPHLPPHALLSHLKHSLSLTLSHFPPLAGRLSTSQDGHVFLSCNDAGADFVFAVAESVRVRDVIGGTDVPDVVKSFFSYDGAVSYEGHNRPILAVQVTELNDGVFIGCSVNHAVTDGTSLWNFINTFAEVSRGVENVTRQPDFTRENVLISPAVLKMPHGGPKVTFNENEPLRERIFSFSREQILELKEMVNKKRSSTVGNGDINGFEVFGKQSNDKLNGKENGKLTEMLESLLGRNDAVSVEISSFQSLCALLWRAITRARKLPSSQTTTFRMAVNVRHRLRPKLDPEYFGNAIQSVPTFATAGEVLSRDLRWTADQLNQSVAAHQDGKIRSVVADWEANPRCFPLGNFDGAMVTMGSSPRFPMYDNDFGWGKPVAVRSGRANKFDGKISAFPGRDEKGSVDLEVVLAPETMAGIESDGEFMRYVSKQ, translated from the coding sequence ATGCCTTCTCTCGAGAACTCTGTAACTTTAATCTCAAGAAGCAGAGTCTTCCCTGACCAAAAGTCAACGCTCGCTGACCTCAAACTCTCCGTCTCCGATCTCCCCATGCTCTCTTGCCACTACATCCAGAAAGGCTGCCTCTTCACTCGCCCTCACCTTCCTCCGCACGCGCTTCTCTCTCACCTCAAACACTCTCTCTCTCTAACCCTCTCTCACTTCCCTCCTCTCGCCGGCCGTCTCTCCACCTCCCAAGACGGCCACGTTTTCCTCTCCTGCAACGACGCCGGCGCCGATTTCGTTTTCGCCGTCGCGGAATCCGTCCGCGTCCGCGACGTTATCGGCGGAACCGACGTTCCGGACGTCGTGAAAAGTTTTTTCTCGTACGACGGGGCGGTGAGTTACGAGGGACATAACAGACCGATCCTCGCCGTTCAGGTGACGGAACTAAACGACGGCGTTTTCATCGGGTGTTCCGTTAACCACGCCGTGACTGACGGAACGTCGCTGTGGAATTTCATCAATACGTTTGCTGAGGTGTCTAGAGGAGTTGAGAATGTGACACGTCAGCCTGATTTTACGCGGGAGAATGTGCTAATCTCACCGGCTGTGCTCAAAATGCCTCACGGTGGGCCCAAGGTGACGTTCAACGAGAACGAGCCGTTACGGGAACGGATATTCAGTTTCAGTAGGGAACAGATTCTTGAGCTGAAAGAGATGGTTAACAAGAAGAGAAGCTCGACGGTGGGTAACGGCGATATTAACGGATTTGAGGTGTTTGGGAAGCAGAGTAATGACAAGCTTAACGGAAAAGAGAACGGTAAACTGACGGAGATGTTGGAGAGTTTGTTAGGGAGGAACGACGCCGTTTCGGTGGAGATCTCGTCGTTTCAGTCTCTCTGCGCTTTGCTGTGGCGTGCGATCACTCGAGCGAGGAAGCTTCCGAGCTCTCAAACGACGACGTTTCGGATGGCTGTGAACGTTCGCCACCGTCTGAGACCGAAACTTGATCCGGAGTACTTCGGAAACGCGATACAGAGCGTGCCGACGTTTGCGACCGCGGGAGAAGTTCTGTCTCGTGATCTCCGGTGGACCGCCGATCAGCTCAACCAGAGCGTGGCGGCTCACCAAGACGGGAAGATTCGAAGCGTTGTGGCGGACTGGGAGGCGAATCCGAGGTGTTTTCCTCTCGGGAATTTCGACGGAGCGATGGTCACGATGGGGAGCTCGCCGAGGTTTCCGATGTATGATAACGATTTCGGGTGGGGAAAGCCGGTGGCGGTTAGAAGCGGACGGGCGAATAAGTTCGACGGGAAGATCTCGGCGTTTCCGGGGAGAGATGAAAAAGGGAGTGTTGATTTGGAGGTGGTTTTAGCGCCGGAGACGATGGCTGGGATAGAATCTGACGGCGAGTTTATGCGATACGTGTCTAAACAGTGA